A single window of Granulicella mallensis MP5ACTX8 DNA harbors:
- a CDS encoding HU family DNA-binding protein, whose translation MAKGITKTQLVRLLAEKLELTNKQTAAFLELLAETAVKETKKNGEFTIPGIGKLVKAERKARVGRNPQTGEAIKIKAKTVVKFRVAKVAKDTIAPPKK comes from the coding sequence ATGGCAAAGGGAATTACAAAGACACAGCTTGTCCGCCTGCTGGCAGAGAAGCTCGAGCTCACGAACAAGCAGACCGCAGCCTTCCTCGAACTGCTGGCAGAAACTGCCGTCAAGGAGACGAAGAAGAACGGTGAGTTCACCATCCCCGGTATCGGCAAGCTGGTGAAGGCTGAGCGCAAGGCCCGCGTGGGTCGTAACCCCCAGACCGGCGAGGCCATCAAGATCAAGGCTAAGACCGTTGTTAAGTTCCGCGTGGCCAAGGTCGCGAAGGACACCATCGCTCCGCCCAAGAAGTAG
- a CDS encoding DUF2461 domain-containing protein: MSTYFTPETLKFLRGLARYNDREWFEARRDVYDRALKQPMLAFIDEINKAMDDFAPEHVRPANKTMMRIYRDTRFSSDKRPYKRQVAAWWARRGMEKTSGGGFYLHVSPKEVHISAGVYMPEREQLLAIRRWLAEHHEEYRALQAAILKPRARSAGSKIQPPMSGIDSSSLTRMPKGFPADHPADELLRAKNWGVQVSLPSEIALEPALLKEAVQRFRLAAPLVHALNGAILEASEAVRKPSRPLF; encoded by the coding sequence ATGTCTACGTACTTCACCCCCGAGACCCTCAAATTTCTTCGCGGCCTCGCACGTTATAACGATCGCGAGTGGTTCGAAGCGCGGCGCGACGTCTACGATCGCGCGCTCAAACAGCCGATGCTCGCGTTCATCGACGAGATCAATAAGGCCATGGACGACTTCGCGCCCGAGCACGTGCGTCCGGCCAATAAGACGATGATGCGCATCTATCGCGACACGCGCTTCAGCTCCGACAAGCGTCCGTACAAACGCCAGGTCGCCGCCTGGTGGGCGCGGCGCGGCATGGAGAAGACCTCCGGCGGCGGCTTTTATCTGCACGTCAGCCCCAAGGAGGTGCATATCTCCGCCGGCGTCTACATGCCCGAGCGCGAGCAGTTGCTGGCTATCCGCCGCTGGCTGGCGGAGCACCATGAGGAGTATCGCGCTCTGCAGGCTGCGATCCTCAAGCCGCGCGCCCGCAGCGCGGGAAGCAAGATCCAACCGCCGATGTCGGGGATCGATTCATCGTCCCTGACGCGTATGCCCAAGGGCTTTCCCGCGGACCATCCCGCGGACGAACTGCTGCGCGCGAAGAACTGGGGTGTGCAGGTTTCGTTGCCTTCCGAGATCGCGCTCGAGCCTGCACTCCTGAAGGAAGCGGTGCAGAGATTTCGTCTCGCGGCACCCCTGGTACATGCCCTGAATGGAGCGATTCTTGAGGCGTCGGAGGCGGTTCGCAAACCCTCCAGACCCCTCTTTTGA
- a CDS encoding M20/M25/M40 family metallo-hydrolase has protein sequence MPAFLRTSLRCSTTLFALAALLSTAAHATEKKKPAEARTESKNVPSYYGPQPSTENLDLTMYARIRAEGLQHGKVMDFGAALADGIGPRLTGSPNMAKANAWTRDTLSKIGLENAHLEDWGEFGMGWQQINTWARMVSPDPEPLWMQAAPWSPATKGPVTGEIVYVPLADAEELDKLHGTLAGKIVLLGAMRPTPDITEPLFHRYTDEELKDMENAESRRANAAPAVNIQTLMAERQRLAALRQRALKMMIEEGVAAIITPSRDGGNGGGTGIIFDDNGANLIRGAQTMENAVKIPNAVMMIEHYNRLARMAQAHVPVTVEVNIETKFTGDHEHGFDTVAEIPGSDLKDQVVMVGGHLDSWISGTGATDNGAGSIVAMEAVRILKALDLHPRRTIRIALWSGEEEGLFGSQGYVKQHFGTFAAPATPDPVGTPSYMSRNRGPLQTTKEWETLDAYYNLDNGTGKVRGVYTQENFAIAPIFAQWIAPLHDLGVTTISNRNTGGTDHLSFDAVGLPGFQFIQDPLDYETRTHHSDMDTYDRLHQADLEQAAIVEAIFLWNTSQRDEMMPRKPFPHPELEKQLSAPIPGLYPNAVEPAK, from the coding sequence ATGCCCGCCTTCCTCCGCACCTCTTTGCGCTGTAGCACGACCCTGTTTGCCCTTGCTGCGTTGCTCTCCACGGCAGCCCACGCCACCGAGAAGAAAAAGCCCGCCGAGGCCAGGACGGAATCTAAAAACGTTCCGTCCTACTACGGTCCACAGCCTTCTACCGAAAACCTCGATCTCACGATGTACGCGCGTATTCGTGCGGAGGGCCTGCAGCACGGCAAGGTGATGGATTTTGGCGCGGCACTGGCCGACGGCATCGGTCCGCGACTCACCGGCTCGCCGAACATGGCCAAGGCCAACGCCTGGACACGCGATACCTTGAGCAAGATCGGCCTCGAAAACGCGCACCTCGAAGACTGGGGCGAGTTCGGCATGGGTTGGCAGCAGATCAACACCTGGGCGCGCATGGTCTCGCCCGACCCAGAGCCCCTCTGGATGCAGGCCGCTCCCTGGTCGCCTGCTACGAAAGGTCCCGTGACCGGAGAGATCGTCTATGTGCCGCTGGCCGACGCGGAAGAGCTGGACAAGTTGCACGGCACGCTGGCAGGCAAGATCGTGCTGCTTGGAGCCATGCGCCCGACGCCCGATATCACCGAGCCTCTCTTCCATCGCTACACTGACGAAGAGCTCAAGGACATGGAGAACGCCGAGAGCCGTCGTGCGAACGCCGCCCCGGCGGTCAATATTCAGACCCTGATGGCGGAGCGGCAGCGCCTCGCGGCGCTTCGTCAGCGGGCACTCAAGATGATGATCGAAGAAGGTGTTGCAGCCATCATCACGCCCAGCCGCGATGGCGGCAACGGCGGAGGCACAGGCATCATCTTCGACGACAACGGAGCAAACCTTATCCGTGGTGCGCAGACGATGGAGAATGCGGTCAAGATTCCCAACGCCGTCATGATGATCGAGCACTACAACCGCCTCGCACGCATGGCGCAGGCGCACGTGCCTGTTACGGTTGAGGTCAACATTGAGACGAAGTTTACCGGCGACCACGAGCACGGCTTCGACACGGTTGCCGAGATTCCCGGCTCCGACCTCAAGGATCAGGTCGTCATGGTCGGCGGCCATCTCGATAGCTGGATCTCCGGTACGGGCGCGACGGACAACGGTGCAGGCTCCATCGTCGCGATGGAGGCTGTGCGCATCCTGAAGGCGCTGGATCTGCATCCGCGCCGGACGATCAGGATCGCGCTGTGGTCCGGAGAAGAAGAGGGTCTCTTCGGCTCGCAGGGCTATGTGAAACAGCACTTCGGCACCTTCGCCGCTCCCGCTACGCCTGACCCCGTCGGCACGCCCAGCTACATGAGCCGCAATCGCGGCCCTCTGCAGACGACCAAAGAGTGGGAGACGCTGGACGCCTACTACAACCTCGACAACGGCACCGGCAAGGTACGTGGCGTCTATACGCAGGAGAACTTTGCGATTGCGCCGATCTTCGCGCAGTGGATTGCCCCGCTGCACGATCTTGGCGTAACGACCATCAGCAATCGCAATACGGGAGGTACGGATCACCTGTCGTTCGACGCCGTAGGCCTGCCGGGCTTCCAGTTTATTCAGGACCCGTTGGACTACGAGACGCGCACTCACCACTCGGACATGGATACCTATGACCGCCTGCACCAGGCCGATCTCGAACAGGCTGCCATCGTAGAGGCGATCTTTCTCTGGAACACCAGCCAGCGCGACGAGATGATGCCGCGCAAGCCGTTCCCGCATCCGGAGCTGGAAAAGCAGTTGTCCGCGCCGATTCCGGGGCTGTATCCGAATGCCGTTGAACCGGCGAAATAG